Proteins from a single region of Syntrophales bacterium:
- a CDS encoding FecR domain-containing protein — translation MKKHFWITGLLAVCVALILSDSVQAARATFLKIGPGQAVVSVLQGSATVTTPGKKGARSLKAGDLLNGGDEVVTGRRSRLELTLPDRSQVRFADNTRFKILQISVAEADKNRDVRFHMSLGRSWAKVSKTFTGRSRFDVSCENAVAGVRGTVWRMNVDNDQSAMVRVYDGEVNVAGGGKTMDEIRSQAKPSMRLTAPKPIAGPHAVSMKEWTQIVRALQEIRIDKNGVPSKPFSFSPEADRDEWVDWNREQDQEADR, via the coding sequence ATGAAAAAGCATTTCTGGATAACCGGTTTATTGGCTGTCTGTGTCGCGCTGATCCTTTCGGATTCGGTACAAGCCGCCCGGGCGACCTTTCTGAAGATCGGACCCGGCCAGGCGGTGGTCAGCGTCCTCCAGGGATCGGCGACGGTGACGACGCCAGGAAAAAAAGGAGCCCGTTCACTGAAGGCGGGGGATCTCCTCAACGGCGGAGACGAGGTTGTGACGGGCCGTCGCTCCCGCCTGGAACTGACACTGCCGGACCGATCGCAGGTCCGTTTCGCCGACAACACGCGCTTCAAAATTCTGCAGATCAGCGTGGCGGAAGCGGACAAGAACCGCGACGTGCGTTTCCACATGTCCCTCGGGCGGTCGTGGGCAAAGGTCAGCAAAACCTTCACAGGACGAAGCCGTTTCGACGTGTCGTGTGAAAATGCCGTGGCGGGGGTCCGCGGAACGGTCTGGCGCATGAACGTGGATAACGACCAGTCGGCGATGGTGCGGGTTTACGACGGGGAAGTCAATGTGGCGGGAGGCGGAAAGACCATGGACGAAATCAGGTCTCAGGCGAAGCCTTCCATGCGACTGACGGCGCCCAAGCCGATTGCCGGGCCCCATGCGGTGAGCATGAAGGAATGGACCCAGATCGTTCGCGCCCTGCAGGAGATCCGCATCGACAAGAACGGTGTGCCATCAAAGCCGTTCTCGTTCTCGCCGGAGGCGGACCGTGACGAGTGGGTGGACTGGAACAGGGAGCAGGATCAGGAAGCCGACAGGTAA
- a CDS encoding DUF799 family lipoprotein: MTRTIRILFLLTALFLLAGCGSKAPYTIVDDFSKRGTRLIAVVPPIQASKEVDPAGGKILRDRAVEELYFKGYPKLPFAGIDERLAAAGIEIRDGEASARSLGGALGVDAILFITVETCGSSFFLNTAKTTAAVQFTLRSARSGEILWQMRAVRSTRTFHVTRKWLQQDVIGIYEPLLRELVSKALATLPDGPDA; the protein is encoded by the coding sequence ATGACCAGAACAATCCGGATTCTTTTCCTGCTGACTGCACTGTTCCTCCTCGCCGGGTGCGGTTCAAAGGCACCATATACGATTGTCGACGACTTCTCCAAAAGGGGTACACGGCTGATTGCCGTGGTGCCACCCATTCAGGCCTCGAAAGAGGTCGACCCGGCGGGAGGGAAGATCCTGAGGGACAGGGCGGTGGAAGAGCTTTATTTCAAGGGGTACCCAAAACTCCCGTTTGCGGGTATCGATGAGCGGCTGGCTGCAGCGGGAATAGAGATCCGGGACGGAGAGGCATCCGCCCGGTCGCTGGGCGGTGCACTGGGAGTCGATGCGATCCTGTTCATCACCGTGGAAACATGCGGCAGCTCCTTCTTTCTGAACACGGCCAAGACCACGGCGGCGGTTCAATTCACGCTTCGCAGTGCCCGGAGTGGGGAGATTCTCTGGCAAATGAGGGCGGTAAGGTCGACACGAACGTTCCATGTGACCCGGAAATGGCTTCAACAGGACGTAATTGGAATTTACGAGCCGCTTCTGAGAGAACTGGTGAGTAAAGCCCTGGCCACGCTTCCGGACGGGCCGGATGCATAA
- the rsmI gene encoding 16S rRNA (cytidine(1402)-2'-O)-methyltransferase, with amino-acid sequence MPTATLYIVATPIGNLEDVTLRALRILKEVHCIAAEDTRRTKKLLNAYGIRTPLVSLYDQTERSRTPSLIRRLQEGQDIAYVADAGTPGISDPGYVLVNGAIQAGIPVVPVPGPTASIAALCVSGLPMNRFLFAGFLPARSPARRRFLESLKAEEGTLLFYESPTRLTESIRDMAAVLGDRKAVVAREVTKIHEEILRGTLGTLLESLSGREVKGEVVVLVDGCPDSTGEVTDESILRVLEEARRRGIHSSRDLATEACRCLGVPKKRAYGLIVRHADRNGPS; translated from the coding sequence ATGCCGACGGCAACGCTGTACATCGTGGCAACTCCCATTGGGAACCTGGAGGATGTGACCCTGAGGGCACTCCGGATTCTGAAAGAGGTGCACTGCATTGCGGCGGAGGACACACGCCGGACGAAGAAGCTCCTGAATGCCTATGGAATCCGGACCCCCCTGGTCAGCCTTTACGATCAGACGGAGCGCAGCCGTACGCCGTCCCTGATCCGGCGTCTTCAGGAAGGACAGGACATCGCCTATGTGGCGGACGCCGGCACCCCGGGGATCTCCGATCCCGGTTACGTGCTCGTCAACGGCGCCATCCAGGCGGGCATCCCCGTGGTTCCCGTTCCGGGGCCGACTGCGTCGATTGCAGCCCTCTGCGTATCCGGTCTTCCCATGAACCGGTTCCTGTTTGCGGGGTTCCTTCCAGCGCGTTCTCCTGCCCGCCGCCGCTTCCTCGAATCGTTGAAGGCGGAGGAAGGAACGCTCCTGTTTTATGAATCCCCGACGCGACTGACGGAGTCCATCCGGGACATGGCGGCCGTCCTGGGGGACAGGAAAGCCGTGGTAGCCAGGGAAGTGACAAAGATCCATGAAGAGATCCTCCGTGGAACCCTGGGGACGCTGCTGGAATCTCTGTCCGGGCGGGAGGTGAAAGGTGAGGTTGTCGTGCTGGTCGATGGGTGCCCGGACTCAACCGGGGAAGTGACGGACGAGTCGATTCTCCGGGTTCTCGAGGAAGCCCGGCGCAGGGGTATTCACTCGAGTCGAGACCTTGCCACAGAGGCCTGCCGCTGTTTGGGAGTCCCGAAGAAAAGGGCCTATGGACTGATCGTCCGCCATGCGGACAGGAACGGTCCGTCCTGA
- the pgsA gene encoding CDP-diacylglycerol--glycerol-3-phosphate 3-phosphatidyltransferase: MTVPNKAERINIPNSLTILRIVLVPAIVILLMQGSFKIAIVVFLISGLTDILDGYLARVLHQQTVLGSYLDPIADKALMISCYVTLAVKKILPGWLSVVVISRDCIILIGVAVLSLMSVSYKIQPALIGKLTTAVQILTVFIFLVSRAVPGSVSASVMEGLIWVTAFFTVVSGFHYIMVGVQQINQQQKPRSV, translated from the coding sequence ATGACGGTTCCGAATAAGGCGGAGCGGATCAATATTCCCAACAGTCTGACTATCCTGCGCATCGTTCTGGTGCCGGCCATCGTCATTCTGTTGATGCAGGGATCCTTCAAGATCGCGATCGTGGTGTTTCTCATCTCGGGGCTGACGGATATCCTGGACGGATACCTGGCCCGGGTGCTTCACCAGCAGACCGTTCTTGGCTCCTATCTCGATCCGATCGCCGACAAGGCCCTCATGATCAGCTGTTACGTGACGCTGGCCGTGAAAAAGATCCTTCCGGGATGGCTTTCCGTCGTGGTGATCAGCCGCGACTGCATCATTTTGATCGGCGTGGCCGTGTTGTCTCTCATGTCCGTGTCCTATAAGATCCAGCCGGCCCTGATCGGCAAATTGACAACGGCCGTGCAGATCCTGACGGTCTTCATCTTCCTGGTTTCCCGTGCGGTTCCCGGCTCCGTGTCCGCTTCGGTCATGGAGGGGCTGATCTGGGTTACCGCGTTTTTTACGGTTGTTTCCGGTTTTCACTACATCATGGTCGGTGTGCAGCAGATCAACCAGCAGCAAAAGCCCCGGTCTGTGTAA
- a CDS encoding nucleotide sugar dehydrogenase, translated as MPYNRNILCIGAGYVGGPTMAMIALKCPDYRVTVVDINAERIAAWNSDRLPIYEPGLDEVIRAVRGKNLFFSTDIEKGIRENDIIFVSVNTPTKTFGVGAGMAADLQYWEKTARQILQYAETPKIVIEKSTLPVKTAQAMESILHHTGNGVWFEVLSNPEFLAEGSAIRDLQTPDRVLIGSRETERGLRARQILVDIYASWVPRERIVTSNIWSSELSKLVSNAFLAQRISSINAISALCEKTDADVEEVARAVGMDSRIGPKFLNASIGFGGSCFKKDILNLVYLCRHYGLDDVASYWESVVRINEYQQSRFMGAMLAAMFNTLAGKRICLFGFAFKANTGDTRESPAIFIARRLLEEKAVVVITDPQALDSARADLRSAVGDIRYVADPYEAAAGCHAIAVMTEWDLYRQLDYRRIFHGMEKPAFLFDGRNILDHRGCFDLGFNVYPLGKPPLKHF; from the coding sequence ATGCCTTACAACCGAAACATCCTCTGCATCGGAGCCGGCTACGTGGGCGGCCCCACGATGGCCATGATCGCCCTCAAGTGCCCAGATTACCGGGTGACCGTGGTGGACATCAACGCGGAGAGAATCGCAGCCTGGAATTCCGACAGACTGCCCATCTACGAACCGGGCCTGGATGAAGTCATCCGGGCCGTCCGGGGGAAAAATCTTTTTTTCAGTACGGACATCGAAAAGGGAATCCGCGAGAACGACATCATCTTCGTGAGCGTCAACACCCCTACGAAGACCTTCGGCGTCGGAGCCGGCATGGCCGCCGATCTGCAGTACTGGGAAAAGACCGCCCGCCAGATCCTGCAGTACGCCGAAACCCCAAAGATCGTCATCGAGAAAAGCACCCTCCCGGTCAAGACGGCCCAGGCCATGGAAAGCATCCTCCACCACACCGGAAATGGAGTCTGGTTCGAGGTCCTGTCGAATCCCGAGTTCCTGGCGGAGGGATCGGCCATCCGGGACCTCCAGACACCGGACCGCGTGCTCATCGGGTCGCGGGAGACGGAGAGGGGGCTCCGGGCCCGGCAGATCCTCGTGGACATCTACGCCTCCTGGGTTCCCCGGGAAAGGATCGTCACCTCCAATATTTGGAGCAGCGAGCTTTCCAAGCTCGTCTCGAACGCGTTCCTTGCCCAGAGGATCTCCTCCATCAACGCCATTTCCGCGCTCTGCGAGAAGACCGATGCCGATGTCGAGGAAGTGGCCCGGGCCGTCGGCATGGACAGCCGGATCGGTCCCAAGTTCCTCAATGCAAGCATCGGGTTCGGGGGCTCCTGCTTCAAGAAGGACATCCTCAATCTCGTGTACCTGTGCCGCCACTACGGCCTCGACGACGTGGCCTCCTACTGGGAAAGCGTCGTCCGCATCAACGAATACCAGCAGTCACGTTTCATGGGCGCAATGCTGGCGGCCATGTTCAACACCCTGGCAGGGAAGCGGATCTGCCTGTTCGGCTTCGCCTTCAAGGCCAATACGGGGGACACCCGGGAAAGCCCGGCGATCTTCATCGCCCGCAGGCTACTGGAGGAAAAGGCGGTGGTGGTCATCACGGATCCGCAGGCACTCGACAGCGCACGGGCGGACCTGAGAAGCGCCGTCGGGGACATCCGTTATGTCGCAGACCCCTATGAAGCGGCGGCGGGTTGCCATGCCATCGCCGTCATGACCGAATGGGACCTCTACCGGCAGTTGGACTACCGGCGGATCTTCCACGGCATGGAGAAGCCGGCCTTCCTTTTCGACGGGCGGAACATCCTCGACCATCGCGGGTGTTTCGATCTCGGCTTCAACGTATATCCCCTGGGGAAACCACCGCTCAAGCATTTCTGA
- a CDS encoding SDR family oxidoreductase, protein MTVKKRVLVTGGAGFLGSHLCDALIAKGEEVICLDNFFTGSKDNIRHLLSHERFELIRHDITNPIYLEVDEIYNLACPASPVHYQYNPIKTIKTNVLGTIHTLGIAKRVRAKILLASTSEVYGDPEEHPQQESYWGRVNPIGIRSCYDEGKRAAECLMMDYHRQNGVRIKIARIFNTYGPRMALNDGRVVSNLILQALRGEDLTIYGDGSQTRSFCYVDDMIAGLERLMSTPDDCTGPINIGNPAEFTILSLAEEILRLTGSGSKIVHRPLPQDDPVQRKPDIAQARSLLDWNPSVQLEEGLRRTIAYFRSTIE, encoded by the coding sequence ATGACTGTGAAAAAAAGGGTCCTCGTTACCGGCGGAGCCGGGTTTCTCGGTTCCCACCTCTGCGATGCCCTGATAGCAAAAGGCGAGGAGGTCATCTGCCTGGACAATTTCTTCACGGGCAGCAAGGACAACATCCGCCATCTGCTTTCCCACGAACGGTTCGAACTGATCCGCCACGACATCACGAACCCGATCTACCTGGAGGTCGACGAAATCTACAACCTCGCCTGTCCGGCATCTCCGGTTCATTACCAGTACAACCCCATCAAAACCATCAAGACGAACGTCCTCGGGACAATCCACACCCTGGGTATCGCGAAGCGCGTCCGGGCGAAGATCCTGCTCGCATCCACCTCGGAGGTCTACGGCGATCCGGAGGAGCATCCCCAGCAGGAAAGCTACTGGGGCCGGGTGAATCCAATCGGCATCCGGAGCTGCTACGACGAGGGGAAGCGGGCCGCCGAGTGCCTGATGATGGACTACCACCGGCAGAACGGGGTCCGGATCAAGATCGCCCGGATCTTCAACACCTATGGACCGAGAATGGCCCTTAATGACGGCCGGGTGGTGAGCAACCTGATCCTGCAGGCACTCCGGGGCGAAGACCTGACCATCTACGGTGACGGATCCCAGACCCGGTCGTTTTGCTACGTCGATGACATGATCGCGGGACTGGAGCGGCTCATGAGCACACCCGACGACTGCACCGGCCCGATCAACATTGGAAATCCCGCTGAATTCACGATCCTGTCCCTTGCGGAGGAGATACTCCGCCTGACCGGATCCGGATCGAAGATCGTTCATCGTCCCCTGCCCCAGGACGATCCGGTTCAGCGTAAACCCGACATCGCCCAGGCGCGGAGCCTCCTCGACTGGAATCCTTCCGTCCAGCTGGAAGAAGGGCTCCGGAGGACCATCGCCTACTTCCGCAGTACCATCGAGTGA